The genomic region aggccctgagttcaaagcccagttccacaagggggaaaaaaagacagcGTGCCATCTGTGTCTCTTCTTATCCCAGGAGTGAGGCAGAAAGGTCCTACCACACAAGAACTCCCTGAGAAAGCTTCCCCAGATACTAGGCAAAACCTCAGAGTACCTACTCTGGCTTCCTGACCACGGCTCCTCTGAACCTCAGCAGCACACACACATCTCACCTTTGGGAAAACAAGTGGTCCATATGAACTCCTTCTCTCTGCTCATAGTCCCTCAGCAGGCAGTGGGCATGATCAAGACTAGCCGTGTCTCTGTAATCATCCTCTTCTACAGCACAGATGTAGTAGGGCTGGAACCCTGGCACCGCAGCAGGGAAGGCCATCCCTTCCCCAGGAGGTGCAGGACAAGCAGCATCTGAGACAGTGTCCTGCAGACGGAGGTCTTGGAGCTGTGCAGCGCAGTCTGCATCCTTGGCACTGGCAGAATCATTTCCACAATCCAAGGCAACCTGGGGTGGAGACGCCTCCTCGCTGTCAACTCCCCAGTCATCTGCACCTTCACACCAGTTCTCAGCTGCAAGGCCATTTCCCTGTTTCTAAAAGAGTACCCAGTGAATAAAGTCAAATCACACTTAGGTGATTTTGTCTATGCCTTTGGCTTTAGCCACCATCTCTTCACCATCCCAAAGGAGCCTTCACACCAGTCCCTCTCCTCTGGCACACTGCAACTTCCATCTACTCAGAAGCATTTGGAGGGGACTTAAATACTTATCTTTCCTTTGCAGGGGCAGTTTGGCAGATGTAGCATGTGGTTCCTTCAACTATTTATTCTAAAATCCTTCTGCTGTGCTTCATATACTACAGTAATTGAAAAATGTACATAGACCAGACTCCTTAATAGCTATGATCAAGGGTCTGCTAGTCAGGTCCATCACAGACAGACATAACCTTTAGACAGAAGTGGGAAAAATGCCATGAAGCAAAAGGGGATCTGTCTGCAAATACAGACAAAGAAAGGCTAGACAGTCATCAATTCTGAGTCAAGGGTGGCATCTAGTTCACCAGACCACATGTAAGCTTCCCTGACTGCGGGAGAAGCAGCCTAACAGATGAGCTCTAAGGAGTGTTTCCAAAGGTCATTCCTGAAATCGCCTCACCCTCCAGCCTATTGAATCTGTAAAAATTTAAGGCTTGTGTTGTCTGTGCCAGCATAAAAGAATCAgtgtgggctggcagaatggcttaagtggtaaagcacttgcctaccaagtgtgaggccctgagttcaagctccagtactgccaaaaaataaaatagccattgtttttctattatttgcAATTGAGCCCTGAAAATATAGGCAAACACTACCACCTTCATCTTTTTATTCCCAATACTGCTTGTATTGTGCCTGGTACCTATGTAAAGTATTTAATATGTACCAGGCACAGTGCAAAGATTTACAAACAATGGGAAGCTAGTTTCATTCTGCAGCTACAAACTTGCTTGACTTTTCAATTCAATAATCATAGATTTTATCCTATTAAATGTgagttatatatacacatacacatgtatcacAATAagtatatgctatatatatatacataatttacacacacatttacatatttacatacacatatacatgaacTGCACCCAACCAagcatgtgtacacatacacacatttgtcTCAAACAGGAAAATGAGTAAATTTCATGGCTCTAGATTTTCAAtgaaaattcaaagaaacaactCCTGCCAAGTGGTATGATACATGACATAAGCCCCCTGCTTAAGAAAGGTGGGATAGGAGGATCTGaagttccagatcagcctgggctataatttttttttaacttttaaataaaataaaaatgataaaactcacagccaggcgctggtggctcatgcctataatcctagctactttggaggcagaaattgtgaggatcacagttcaaggccagcctaggcaaattgtttgtgagaacCTACCTCAAAACTATCCAAGAatgccaggcgccggtggctcacgcctgtaatcctagctactcaggaggatcatggtttgaagccagcccggttCGAGAGACcctaaaaacccttcacaaaaatagggctggtggagtggccctgagtgcaagtcccagtaccacccccaaaaaaggagggagggagggaagaaggaaagaagatacccaactcaaaaaagggctgctggagtggctcaagtgctagagcacctgactaacaagcacctgggtgaagccctgagttcgaaccccagtgccgccaagaAATAAAACCTTAGTAACACTTAATGGTTCTGAAGGGGCAAACCCCATTCCATTacgctttgttttctttttctggagacAGGGTGTAACTATgtagccagggctggcttcgaactggaCATCCTGCCTCCTCAGTCTCTCGAGTTACTGGCATTATGGCCGTGCACCGCCACGCCCGGCTTGCACTGCACACCACAGCACACAACTTTCAAAGTCTGTCCTACGTGAAATTCTGGGGAAGGGACAGCAAAAACGGAACACGCCAGTCACAGCCGCTTTACCTGAGCGTCCCGCGCCTCCTTCTCGGGCACCGGCAGGCACTGGGAGCGCAGCACCTTCCAGCTTCGGGGTGAAGACAGGCGGCGGTGAGGCTCGCCCTCCTCCCACGCCCGCCCCGCGCCCTCGCAGCGGCGCCCCGCGGGCTCCCGGCCTTCCCGGCCTACCTGCGCGTGCCGCCGTCGCCGTCGCCGCACCGGGGACGGGCACACGCGAACACGTGCAGGAGCCGGTGAAACGGGGAGCCTTCCAGCGGGCAGTTCACCTGCACGACCAGGGCGAGCGGCTGTCCGCAGCGTTCACACGCCGGGCCGGGC from Castor canadensis chromosome 16, mCasCan1.hap1v2, whole genome shotgun sequence harbors:
- the Pdcd2l gene encoding programmed cell death protein 2-like isoform X2 — translated: MAAVPKPVLLGLRDAAVRGSPTGPGAWPASKLGGVADALPAVAAPGPACERCGQPLALVVQVNCPLEGSPFHRLLHVFACARPRCGDGDGGTRSWKVLRSQCLPVPEKEARDAQKQGNGLAAENWCEGADDWGVDSEEASPPQVALDCGNDSASAKDADCAAQLQDLRLQDTVSDAACPAPPGEGMAFPAAVPGFQPYYICAVEEDDYRDTASLDHAHCLLRDYEQREGVHMDHLFSQRYSWSGEPLFLTCPTRDIAEVPDCSQCGGQRTFEFQLMPALVSMLSGAHLGLSVEFGTILVYTCEKSCWPQNHQTPMEEFCIIQEDPDELLFK
- the Pdcd2l gene encoding programmed cell death protein 2-like isoform X1 codes for the protein MAAVPKPVLLGLRDAAVRGSPTGPGAWPASKLGGVADALPAVAAPGPACERCGQPLALVVQVNCPLEGSPFHRLLHVFACARPRCGDGDGGTRSWKVLRSQCLPVPEKEARDAQKQGNGLAAENWCEGADDWGVDSEEASPPQVALDCGNDSASAKDADCAAQLQDLRLQDTVSDAACPAPPGEGMAFPAAVPGFQPYYICAVEEDDYRDTASLDHAHCLLRDYEQREGVHMDHLFSQSFSGDGDEKYEKPKIRSGDQMFYKFMKRIAACPEQILRYSWSGEPLFLTCPTRDIAEVPDCSQCGGQRTFEFQLMPALVSMLSGAHLGLSVEFGTILVYTCEKSCWPQNHQTPMEEFCIIQEDPDELLFK